AACGCAGCCGACTCCCCAGTCTGAAGCCATGTCACCGCCGTGGTCGTGATTCCTTTGGAATCAGCATCGCCTGCGCTGGCTTTTCAAGCTCTGCTGCTTCCAGGCGGAGCTCTGTCGTGTGAGGGCAGCTGAGTGTGTCAGTGGGAGTGGAGAGGCCTGGAAGGGTGGCCGTGTTTTCCTGAGCCCGGCTTTCTTGTCTGATTTTCTCTGAGGGCTGGTCGGGGGCCCTGCCCCGGACACGCTCACTCCTGAGACGTTTCTGATGAGAACCCTGCGGAGAGGCGGAGAAGGGGCTGCCCCACCGCAGCAGACGGCGCCCCGGGACTGGCCGGGGCCGGGCCGCAGCTAGCGTTCCCCCTGCGTTCCAGGCCCTTCAGCAGAAGAACGTGGAGTGCGCGCGGGTGTACGCCGAGAACGCCATTCGCAAGAAGAACGAGGGTGTGAACTGGCTCCGCATGGCGTCCCGCGTGGATGCCGTGGCCTCCAAGGTGCAGACGGCCGTGACCATGAAGGGGGTGAGTGCTGGGCCGGGGGCCACGTGCCCGGGGCCGGCTTCTGCTGGCAGAGTCGAGGGGCTGGCCCGGCGCGAGGGGTCAGGCCGGGATTCCCTACAGCACGGGCGGTGCTGGAGCGGGAGGCGCACCCCGAAGGCTCTCTCCGGCGTCCGTCCTCCCGTTGGCAGCACCATCTGCGGACGTGCCTTGCCAGGGGCGGGGGCTGCGGGGGCCCTGagggccctgcctgcctctcactCCCGCCTCCGCCAGGTGACCAAGAACATGGCGCAGGTGACCAAAGCCCTGGACCGGGCGCTCAGCACCATGGACCTGCAGAAGGTCTCCGCGGTGATGGACAGATTTGAACAGCAGGTGCAGAACCTGGACGTGCACACGTCGGTACGTCGGCCCGGGGCCCGGGTGTGCGGGTGGCGGCCAGGCCTGTGCCCCCTGCCCCGCCCGGGGGCCGGGCGCCTCGCGGGGAGTCCAGACCGGCCTGTAGAGGTCCGGCAGGGCAGGGGGGGCCTGCGGCTGGGGGCGGGTGCCCGTGCAGGCAGCTGTGCCCCGGGAAGCCCTGACTGCCCGGCACACGACCCCCAGGTGATGGAGGACTCCATGAGCTCGGCCACCACGCTGACCACACCACAGGAGCAGGTGGACAGCCTCATCCTGCAGATCGCCGAGGAGAACGGCCTCGAGGTCCTGGACCAGCTCAGCCAGCTGCCCGAGGGCGCCTCTGCCGTGGGCGAGAGCTCCGTGCGCAGCCAGGAGGACCAGCTGTCTCGGAGGTGGGCCAGGGGCGCCTGGGCTGGGCGGGCAGCGTGCTGGGCGGGAGCTCGGGAGGGATGCAGAAACCCCGGCCTCGGTGCCTGCAGGCCCAGGGGCGGCTCAGTCCCCGCGCGCCGTTCAGACCCTGCTCACGTCTATAGCTCCCCCTGGAAGGGGAGGAACAGGACTAGGACGGCCTGGAAAAGGGCCTCGAAAAGCCAGGGTGGAGCCACTGCCAGGGCCTCAGGGAATCCTGTTGTCGTTTGCAGGTTGGCTGCCCTGAGGAATTAGCGGAGCCCAGCGGCAGCACGCCCCATCCCGGCCTCACAGGGGAAGGGCTGGGAAGGccgcctctgccccctccccactgctcTCCCCCTCTCACCTGCCAGGCCTGGGACTCTGCCTCTTCTCTGAGCACGGGTGTGGGTCTGTGTCCAGCTGGGCGAGTTTGCACAAACTTCTGGCTTCTGTGGGTAATTTCTGTGACTCCGGGCCACCAGCTGGCGATCTGCAGGCTCCCCTCCATCCACCGCCACTGAGACACCCCCAGGGACTGGCTGGTGGCTGCCACGTGGATCTGGGGGCTTTCAGACTCCGTGTGACGGCAGGTGTGCTGGGAGTGGTCAGCCGGTGGGGGTCAGGGCTGCAGGCTGTTGCTGGGCACCCCTGGAGGCCCCCGCCTCCGTTTAGAACCTGGTCCTGCCAGCGGGATGGGCCCTGCTCGGGCTCCCCAGTGTCAGGCGCCTAGCTCCCAGTCCAGCGGCCCCCTGGGCGTCTGCATCCTCACTGCCCCGCGGGGTCTCCTCTAGGAAGCCAGAGTCTATGCTGAGGCCCCTCCCAGCCAAGGAGCAGGCGCCTCCCCCTCTTGGGTGGGATGCTTTTCTCCTGTCACTATAAGTGATGGGGTGCCTCCCCCATCTGGCTCTTGCTGCCTTGTGGGCTCACGCTGTTGACCTTGAAGCTGGAGCGGCTGATGGGAGAGCCGCCCTCAGTGGGGCCAGCAGTGGCAGTGCTTCTGACAACGTGCTGGGCTGGCCTGAGGGGAGCTTCAGACAGGCTgcacttttctgttttctccaatTCCTGAAGTTTACTTCGTTTTCCTGAAGcttccagggattttttttttttttgccaaaagaGAAGGAGCAAGTAGATCGGGAGCCTTTGGGATGAGCCCCGCCCCAGCGTCAGCTGGAGCACACTGGTCGTCGGTGCTGACCAGAGGCCTCTGGCTGGCCGTCCGTCCTCACAGCACTGGCTCTCATGGACAGAAACGTGGGAGAGCTTTCCCTGGCTCTCTGCGTTTGAGTCTTCCTGGACTTGGAGCCCTTGGGTGTTCTGTACAGTAAGTTGTGCTGTGGGCTGCCTGGCGCTCTGGACTGTGGTGTGAGGCCGGAGAGAATGGGGTTCAAGAGCCACCTGGTGTTTCTTCTGTGATGCCAACCTCGCCTTACTCCCTGGCCATCATCCCTTGGGGCTCCCACGTGCTGGGGGTTCAGAGAAGGTCCCCAGGGGGTGCAGAGCTCCACAGAGACGCCTGCTGGGGGCAGAGGCCACGCCGCATCAAAGGGCAGCAGGCGAAGTTTGCCTTTTCCTGAAATGCTGTTGTGAATAAAGAGATTGATCCCTGAGAACCGTCTCCATCTTTGCTTTAatggcctggggtggggtgggggccttAAGTGGGACGGTCGGCTTGCGGTCCAGCCCGCCAGTAGGAGGCTGACGGGTTTCTGAAGGAGGGCAGGTAGGGTGGTGTGAAGAGTGGGATTCCCAGGCCCTGCTTGGTGAGGCCGAATCAGATCCACAGTTCCTCTACGATTTTACCTTGAAATACTTTTAAACTTATGTAACAGCTGCAAACCAAGTACACAACTTCTGTATCCTTCCGTGTAGGAGCTTTCCTCACGTCAACCTTCTAGTTACCGTAGAACCAACCAAATCAGGAAACCGCCCTCACGTTATTACCCTGTGTTCCCTCCAGCCCCGAATGTGGCACAGGCCCTCCCGTTTCTCTACGTGACCGGGACGGTCTTGAGGCCAGGGGGTCTGCACCGGTGTGCTCGCGGGAACCGCGTCCGGGCACCCCCCACCCCGTGTGCCCCGGAAACCGCGTCCGGGCAACCTATGTGTGCACCAGAAACCAAGTCCCTGTGCCCTCCCGCGTGCACCAGAAACTCCATCCGTGCGCACCCCTATGTGCCCCCAGAAACTACCACCGGGCGCCCCTCTGTACTCACGGGAACCACGTCTGGTCACCCCGCTGTGCGCACCGGAAACCACGTCGGTGCGCCCCTCTGTGCGCGCCGGAACCATGCTGGTGCACCGCCCTGTGTGCACCAGAAACTACGTCCGGGCACCTTCCCTGCAACCCACCGCTCACGCGAAGCACGTCTGTGGGCCCCCCTCTGTGCTCACAGGAACTACGTCCGGGCACCCCACTGTGTGCACCAGAAACTACGTCcggatacacacagacacatacacacacacacataccccgtGGGCACGGGAACCACAAGTTTGCACTTGTCAGGCCTCCCCCTCTGGTTTGTTACTCCTTGGGCAGTGAAAACCCCGTTTTCAGGTTCTCAGTCCCTGCTCCCCGCACAAAGTTCTAGTTTCGGCACTGctggctgccccccaccccactccgaGAGACGCCCTTACCCACCAGAGGACTGGGTTTGTCGCAGGCCTTGCCGGGGCCCCTCGATGTGTCGTCAGAAGGCTCTGCTCTCAGCCACGCCCTCTTCAAAGTGGCTGGCGTCTGTTAGATTGTTTGGCTTGTGTTTCACGCCGGTGCTTTGCAGCCTGGCTGTTCTTGATCAGTTTTTCGGGCATGTGAACCGTGGCCGGGGTTGTAGAATCAGAACCACAGTGGGGTCCCTGCCCCTTGTGCCCAGCCCGCCTGCCAGAGTGACCACCTGTGGCTCCGGGCCCCCCTTGTCCCCTCTGAGCACGTCTGGGTTTGAACAGGGCCTGGGGCTGCTTGTTGCCTGGTTGGAGAATCGCTGATGTGGGCCCTGCCTGGGGAGACAGCCCTCCAGGGGCTCCTGAGCAGACTCCACGCTGCTGGGTGGGCTCGGGTGTGGCACCCGCCTTCCTGGAGCCCCTCACCAGGACCCCCAGGAAAGGCCTGCAGGCCTGTGTCTCCCAGGGTGAATGAGGGGCGAGCAGAAGGGTCCCCAGAACCAGATTCTGGGGGTGGCACTTGAGGGGTGGCCTCTGGTGTGATTCTAATGTGCTTAAGATTATTTCCGACGAATAGTAAAGCGTTTCTTATGGGAAAATCCCTCCCAGTTAGCAAAATGAGGCGTGCCCACCTGCAGCCCACCAGGGGGCCCTCCAGCTGCCAACAGCCCCGGCAGATAAATCAGCCAGCCGTGGCAGGCTGGCGTGTTGGGCAGGATTCGGCCAACTTAGGACAGAAACCCTCGActtgctttttctcctttaacgTTAAACTGATCCTAAGTGATCAGCAAATACCCACAATGTCCCTGCTGGTGGCTTTAGATCTCCCTGGAGAGAGTGCCtgctgggagagagaggcagggcccCAGCCCAGAGGCCCTCGCTGGctcccagggcccaggctggCAGGCACCGGTGGGTAACGGCACAGAGGGGCATCCTCAGGGGCTCTGGCCTGGAAAGAGGCCAGCAGGGATGTGTTGAGGGTCTTGTCCAGGGTCTGTCACCCACTAAGTTATTCATCTCAAGACACATGCACCGAATGACCGGTGGCAGGGGGAACGCTACTGAGCCCCCCTTGCGTGAAGCCCTGCCCTGCAGGGGCCTTGTTCATGCTGTATGAGGACACCCTGCAGGGCTGGGGTCCTCCCTGCTCCGGACCTTGCTTTCCTGTCTGCCAAGAGAGGCTGGCCCCAGGGGTGGGCCGTGGGCACACACGTGTGTGAGTGcgtgtgggtgtgtatatgtgcGTGCATGGGTGTGCACCGGTATGAGGATGTGGGGTGCAGGTGTGCACACATgtgcgtgcctgtgtgtgtgcacgcgcctGTGTACAGATGTGTGTGGGGAGGTGGCAGCTGGCGCCTGGACTGTGTGTTATTTTAAAGACCCTCCAGCAACGTCCACGCAAAGCCTCTCAGACCCTGATCCCTCTGGCCCTGACCTTCAGGACTCAGGCACTCTTGTGTCTGGTGTCCAGCCAGGAGCCCCCTCCAGGGCCAGGGTGCTGATGACACGAGACTCGAAGGATCGGCGACTTTATTGAGGGTCCCGCTGTGCCTGTGTTCTGCGCTGCCCAGGGGAGCGCAGGTGCCTGCCCAGGACAGGCCAGTCTGAGCGCACAGGGAGTCGCTGCCGTTCCAGCCGCCAGGGCGTCAGAGGGGACACAGGCAGAGGACAAGGAGCGCGAGGGAGGCCAGCAGGGCCCCCGGCTGGAGGTGGAGGCTGGGGGCCCCTGAGTAGCCGTAGCTGGTCCTGCAGGAGGCCTCCAGTTGGTCCAATGGGATGGGCTCCTCGCCGGGAGGCTGCGTGTGACTGCTCGCCTGGGGAAAGACACAGGTCGGCCGCCTGCCTGAGGGCAGGAGATGGTCGGCGACGCGGGGAGTGTGGGGCCCCTCACCTGCTCCACCGCCTCGAAGACCCTCAGCAGGTTGTTGGCCAGGGCGCCCTTGACCTCTGCCTCGGTCCACTGTCTCCTCAGCAGCTCCGCCGCCAGGTCTGGATACTTGGACACGTCCTTAAGCCCCGAGGGGAGCCTGAGAGGCGGGTGGAGAGAGCCAGGCTCTGCATCCcagggggcagggcctgggggcccCCATCCCGAGCCCCGGCGTCCTcggcgcccccccccccgcccctcacAGCACGTGGAGGGGGTCTCGCCTCACCTGGACACACCGTCGTAGTCCCCACCCAAGCCCACGGCTCCGGCGCCCGCCACCTTCTTGATGTGGTCCAGGTGATCTGCGGAGAGGCAGCACGTGAGGGCCCTGCGAGAGGCCCCGGCCCGGCGCCCCGGCCGCTCACGCCCGCCCACCTGCCACTTGGGACAAGTTGGCCTCTGCTCTGCAGGAAACGTAGTCATTGTAGAAGTTCACCATCACTAGGCTGCCCGTCCGCTTCTGCTCGGGAGAGAGGGTGGCACTGTGGGCGGGGCGGCCAGGCCGCAAGGGCCAGCCCAGGAGCGGACGGCCCCGGTCCGGCCTCTCACCACCAGCTGGAGCACGTCGTCGGGCACGTTGCGCCGGTGCTGGCACACGCTGTAGGCCGAGGAGTGGCTGAAGACCACGGGGGCCTTGGACAGCTGCAGCACGGCCTTCATGGTGGCCGTGGACGTGTGGGCCAAGTCGATGATGACGCCCAGTCGGTTCATCTCCTTCACGACGCTCTGAGGGGGGACGGGGCTCAGGGGACCCGCACAGCCTGGAGGGTCTCAGCCGGCACCCTGGGACCAGGCAGGCCGTGCCGTGCACACGTGGGTTCACACGACCTTCTGGGGTTTCTGGTGGCCGCCTGGGAAGTCCAGGTGTGGGGAAGGGCACTGGCCAGGCGTTAACAAGCCCTTCAGTGGCTGGAAGACTGGAGGCCACTCTAATGACCTGTGGGTTCCAGTGGAAGACCCGTCCTGCTGgcccatctcacagatgaggaaacaggtgaCGCGCCGGGTCCTCTGAGGGTGACCGAGGCCCCGCGCCCCACTCACCTGCCCGAAGAGTGACAGGCCTTGGCTGCGGGCCTTGTCCTCTCCCGTGTCCACCAGCCAGTTGTCGGCCCTGGGAGAGCAGAGAGCAGGCGCCCGAGAGGCAGCGTGGTTGCCCGGGCCCACCCACCTCAGGACCCGCAGGAGGAGAGACAGGTGCCGGGGCGGTCCCTGCCCTGAGACCCTCCCGCCCGGCCGGCCCCCGGGGCTGCTCACCAGGGCGTGTTGCAGGAGTGGGTGAGGGTCAGGTACCGCATGCCCAGGTGGTAGAGCGCCCGCAGGACGCCCAGGCTGCTGTCGATGGAGTGGCCGCCCTCCACGCCGACCAGACTGGCCACCTTTCCCTCCCGGAAGGCCTGCCGGATGCCTGCGAGAAGAGCCCGGCCAGGGGCGGTGGGCGCCGGGCGACACGTGTGCCCGGGTGCCGGGTGTGGGGACTGGCTTCCACGTGAAACAAACCGCAGAGCGGCGCGGGAGACCCTGCTCAGGACCGGGGCTGGTGGGCGCTGGCACGCACCTGTGCTGTCGGTGACACACAGGAAGGTCTCGGGGTACAGCTGGCACATGCGGTGGATGACGTCGATCTGCTCCAGCGTCCTCTTCACGGCATCCTTGTTCTGGGTGTCACAGGGCGTGTACGCAGACCAGAACTGGGGGGGTCACGGGGGGAGGCGCTGGGAGCTGAGGAGCCGGGCCCCAGGCACACGGGCTCTGGCTTCCCTCAGGCCACGGaatccctccccacagcctgagtgGCTATCGGAGCCCCCTCTCAGGGCCCGGGGCGGTACGCCGCCACCAGGAAAGGGCAGCAAGGGAGGAGGCGATGGGCTCCAGTGCCTCAGGCTCCGGGCCGGACCATACCTGGGCACCCACAAAGCCAGCCTTCAGCTTGGGGATGTTGGTGTGCGTGTGGGCCAGGCTGGTCAGGTTGGCCCTCGGGTCCTGAAGCTGATTGTTGAACAGTTTCAGCAGCTGCCAGGGCAGGTCATTGTGCCTggaggggccaggaggaggggTCAGGGGCAGGTCAGGATGGCCACTTGGACCCGGGCCCCCTGAGCTCCCTCCCGGTCAGGCTGGCCCCTCTCCGGCTCCTCTTCTCGTGGGCTGAGGACTAGGAAGGTCACAGGGTGATTGCTGTTATCTGAACACACCTGAGCACAGGTGAGCTTCTCACCTGGCCGCACCCCCAGGCCAGGTCACTGAGCTGAGCCCTAAGTGGACAGGTCTGCCCTCCTGGAGCCTTTcactgggggagagggagggcagaTGTCGGCTTGGCTTCAAAATTGTGGAGGTCGGGGGAGCTTGGAGTTGAAACAGTCTCCATGAACAAGGCTGGTTGACATGGGGTTCCTGAGTGTAGGCCTGGGGGAGATTCACAGATTAAAGATGAAATCCTTCTGCTgcagggagagggtggggaagtGTGGGGCATGGCCTACCCTGGGGGGCAGCCATGGGGCACATTCCTCCCTGGATCCAGGAACTGTCACAGGGGGACCAGGAGCAGCCCCCAGGGGAGAGACCGCTGGGAGCCATAAGCTCCAGGTGCCGGAAGGGGCCTCGGCccctgggagc
This region of Balaenoptera acutorostrata chromosome 19, mBalAcu1.1, whole genome shotgun sequence genomic DNA includes:
- the CHMP1A gene encoding charged multivesicular body protein 1a isoform X2; this encodes MDDTLFQLKFTAKQLEKLAKKAEKDAKAEQAKVKKALQQKNVECARVYAENAIRKKNEGVNWLRMASRVDAVASKVQTAVTMKGVTKNMAQVTKALDRALSTMDLQKVSAVMDRFEQQVQNLDVHTSVMEDSMSSATTLTTPQEQVDSLILQIAEENGLEVLDQLSQLPEGASAVGESSVRSQEDQLSRRLAALRN
- the CHMP1A gene encoding charged multivesicular body protein 1a isoform X1, with product MDVLKSSPLFADTLFQLKFTAKQLEKLAKKAEKDAKAEQAKVKKALQQKNVECARVYAENAIRKKNEGVNWLRMASRVDAVASKVQTAVTMKGVTKNMAQVTKALDRALSTMDLQKVSAVMDRFEQQVQNLDVHTSVMEDSMSSATTLTTPQEQVDSLILQIAEENGLEVLDQLSQLPEGASAVGESSVRSQEDQLSRRLAALRN
- the DPEP1 gene encoding dipeptidase 1 isoform X2 — protein: MWTSWWFWPLVAVCTADQFRDTAAYTQEPHVNQPCSWRLFQLQAPPTSTILKPSRHLPSLSPSERLQEGRPVHLGLSSVTWPGGAARHNDLPWQLLKLFNNQLQDPRANLTSLAHTHTNIPKLKAGFVGAQFWSAYTPCDTQNKDAVKRTLEQIDVIHRMCQLYPETFLCVTDSTGIRQAFREGKVASLVGVEGGHSIDSSLGVLRALYHLGMRYLTLTHSCNTPWADNWLVDTGEDKARSQGLSLFGQSVVKEMNRLGVIIDLAHTSTATMKAVLQLSKAPVVFSHSSAYSVCQHRRNVPDDVLQLVKRTGSLVMVNFYNDYVSCRAEANLSQVADHLDHIKKVAGAGAVGLGGDYDGVSRLPSGLKDVSKYPDLAAELLRRQWTEAEVKGALANNLLRVFEAVEQASSHTQPPGEEPIPLDQLEASCRTSYGYSGAPSLHLQPGALLASLALLVLCLCPL
- the DPEP1 gene encoding dipeptidase 1 isoform X1; this encodes MDTQTPEHTGSRDGGQDRRIGAAGERVPGERGMWTSWWFWPLVAVCTADQFRDTAAYTQEPHVNQPCSWRLFQLQAPPTSTILKPSRHLPSLSPSERLQEGRPVHLGLSSVTWPGGAARHNDLPWQLLKLFNNQLQDPRANLTSLAHTHTNIPKLKAGFVGAQFWSAYTPCDTQNKDAVKRTLEQIDVIHRMCQLYPETFLCVTDSTGIRQAFREGKVASLVGVEGGHSIDSSLGVLRALYHLGMRYLTLTHSCNTPWADNWLVDTGEDKARSQGLSLFGQSVVKEMNRLGVIIDLAHTSTATMKAVLQLSKAPVVFSHSSAYSVCQHRRNVPDDVLQLVKRTGSLVMVNFYNDYVSCRAEANLSQVADHLDHIKKVAGAGAVGLGGDYDGVSRLPSGLKDVSKYPDLAAELLRRQWTEAEVKGALANNLLRVFEAVEQASSHTQPPGEEPIPLDQLEASCRTSYGYSGAPSLHLQPGALLASLALLVLCLCPL
- the DPEP1 gene encoding dipeptidase 1 isoform X3, which codes for MDTQTPEHTGSRDGGQDRRIGAAGERVPGERGMWTSWWFWPLVAVCTADQFRDTAVRLMQGTPVIDGHNDLPWQLLKLFNNQLQDPRANLTSLAHTHTNIPKLKAGFVGAQFWSAYTPCDTQNKDAVKRTLEQIDVIHRMCQLYPETFLCVTDSTGIRQAFREGKVASLVGVEGGHSIDSSLGVLRALYHLGMRYLTLTHSCNTPWADNWLVDTGEDKARSQGLSLFGQSVVKEMNRLGVIIDLAHTSTATMKAVLQLSKAPVVFSHSSAYSVCQHRRNVPDDVLQLVKRTGSLVMVNFYNDYVSCRAEANLSQVADHLDHIKKVAGAGAVGLGGDYDGVSRLPSGLKDVSKYPDLAAELLRRQWTEAEVKGALANNLLRVFEAVEQASSHTQPPGEEPIPLDQLEASCRTSYGYSGAPSLHLQPGALLASLALLVLCLCPL